ATGATCGGTGAGGGGAATACGCGCAGGCCTGCGGATCCCCAAACTTTCACCAATGACCCGCGAGTACAAGACATTATGATACTCCCGAGAGTAGTACAAATTCGAATCCAACCAACGACCGCTTTGCGCTTTTAAATTTTTCGAACGCGTGCCTCTGTCGCTCGCTTAACGGCGTCGTTCCCTAGATctactccccccccccccctaatCGCTCGCtcgctcgctctctctctctctctcacccctGTCCTTAGTTTTTTCCTTCGCATCGAAAGTTCGGGAGACTTGACTGAGTCGGGGCCCCAAAAGTCTCGCGCGTCTGTGCCGCGGCGTCGCTTCGGTCTCTCCTCGTACAGACATCCGACATGGCTTTCGTTTCGTTCGTTGGACGCCTTCTTTTCGCCTCTGTCTTCCTCCTCTCTGCTTGGCATGAGTAAGCCCCAGATCTCTGTCTTCTCTCTCGgtcttttaaataaaaataaataaagtttaaaATATGCAAAATCTGATATATAATTTTAGTTCATcaaacatgcatgcatggattttattaatttttttttatgtaatctgttatttgtaattatttatttgtttcgtggatcctttttttatttttggtgatGCATTCGTAGTTAGATCCAAATTAATTGAACAAGATGAGTTGTAAAATGATATGATTTAAACATATTTCAATTATTTGGTATGTAGATTAGTAATTACGATAGCCTGTTACGTTGTCAGATTGATCTAAAACGAATGCTCGTTATGAGTTCACATCATTCATTTTGtatgaggcttgatcttgacgaGACAGTGCATAAGCTTACAGTTGGTTTCTATGTATAGGTTCAATGAATTTGGCGTGGACGGAGGACCCGCAGCCGAATATCTGAGACCAAAATTCGATGTTTTCTCATTTCATCTGTCAACTCACACTGGTGCGCAAGTGCCCAACCAAGTTGAAGTAAGAAATTAATTTGGTTTAATACTTGAGTTTTAGTTTCTTTTAATGTTTTGATCAAAGTACGTTTTCAGTTGGTGCCTGAGTTACTTTTGTACTTTGTGATCGGCAGATCAAACATTTAGTGGCGGCGATGGTGGCATTGAAGGGTATTGGGGGTCTTCTCTTCATCTTTGGTTCTTCTATTGGAGCCTATTTGCTGGTTTGTAACTGTGATTTGGTTGTCTGAGACGCTGGTCTCGATCTTATTTTGTACCCGTAGAGCAATATTAGCCGCTAAAACATGTGTTTCGTTATATTTTTGTGCAGCTTCTGCATCAGGCCATTGCTACTCCTATCTTGTATGACTTCTACAACTATGATCCCGAGAAGACAGAATTCATTCAACTCTTTTTTAGCTTCACTCAGGTTAGTGATCAAGTTTTCTTATTTTCCCTCGTACACTTTCAGTATGTGTTTTCGTCCCTAGTTAATGTTGATTCCTATAATTTAGAACTCAACAAGGTTATCATTTTAATTTCTTAACATGTTGAAATGGTCCAAATTAGATATTTTGTCCATTTTGTACATACCATGTATGAGTTACTCAACAACGAGGTCCAACCATAAGACCAAAAGTGCGGCCGGTGAAAAACTATAGGGATGAAATTGTATTTTACTGGTAAATGGACGGCTCCCGGATGTTCTATGCTAATGAGGAGATGACTGATCTGGGAAAACTCGATATGGTTAAAATGGTACTTTTGTTAAGTGTTGAACTATAGGAATCAAGGTGAATATGATAAAATAGCATGGTGGAAAATTAATTTTGCTCATTTTTGGTCTACTATTGATATTTCACTGtgggtaattttttttaatggaaaactaatgaaaagggtttgaaaactttgagttttaacgataaggacaaaataaagggtaaagtgaataggatcaggattgactttttaatgtaaaaatgtggtttttcgttaaagtgaacaataccgggaactttttgttaaagttccctttttttaatGACGGTTTGATTATTCACCTTAGAATGAGGTTACCATATTGTGACTTGGACCCTCCCTTAGCTTAGAAGCTGCTTGCACAAGGTTGCCCCTTTTTTATTAACACTATGGACCCAAAGGTCAATTTGTTTAGGCATGCTATCAAAGCTGAACAAAGAAAAACTGCTAACTCATTGTTGCTGATTGACTTTGTATGATTTGCAGAACTTGGCATTATTCGGGGCTCTGCTCTTTTTCGTAGGCATGAAGACATCGATACCAAAGAGACAACAATTCAGGAAAAGAGctccaaaaccaaaaactaCATGAGGATTAAGGACGGAACCTTATTACACGTGGGTTTAGTTTCTGATTTCACCTGACTGTTCCTTGAGGAAACTAGTTATGTATGCTGGTATCTCTGTCTGTATTTCGGTCTCTCTTTTCAGAAATTAGGGAAACAAGATTTTCGGAAAGAAGGagcttttgtttattttgaggGGTTGgtgttttgttcttggtattaCTGAGCCAGTTTGTTGTCGACGGTTGGAAGGTAAGTACATTATTTTTTGGTATGTATTCTAAGGAGCAACTTTTCTATTTTTCGATATGAGATCTTTAATTAGTCACTATGCTCCTCGTCATTACCGTCAACCGGTGTATGTGATGATTTTTGAATGGTTAGATTGGCTGGAATAGGGTTATAATAGCGGttgaatattaaaatttttcaaCCATTTATGTTATGACACTTAGTGTATCCGTCAATGTTCTTGgaacattgaaaaatttctcattaGATTGAAATGTTTACATTAAACACGCAAATGCAACCATCTGCTGAAGCTAAGCATTGCATTCCTCTCTCAAGTATTGTTAGTGATAGGTATGTTATGGAATTAGGAGAGCAATTTGCATGGTATGAGTTTATCAGTGGTACATGCTTTTTAGTCTAACAATACAATGTTAGAGAGAAACTTATACATGTTAGTATATCATTAGATCAAAATGTTACGATGGAGGTAAATCTGTTCCATGTACGTTGGAATCTGGGAGACTACATCTACAATGACTTTAAAGAGTCTGACACAGTAGCAACCGCCCCACAACCCCGCCATTACAATTGCTGCCAGGGGGAGGCAGTATAATTCATTGCCTTTGTCCATGCCGTCGTTCAACAGATCATGGCTTCTTTCAACTACCGCATTTAACAATGTGGCTTTTATGAGTTAGATTAGAGTAACTTACAACTTGGGTTGGGTTTAGTTTGTCTTTGTACCTGGATACAAGCTTATGGTAAGGGCCCAGGAGTAGATTGGTGGCCCATGGTCAACTCTACTAGACCCTATTGTATCAGTTCTTGTCTTGATCATATATTTATGAAATTCTCCAAATCGTTTTGAGTTAACAAGTTTCAATATGCTGAGTTTCGTGAATGTTGAGAAGTTGAATGGCAATAACTTCAAAGCATGGAAGCAGCAGATTGAAAGAACATTGGAATGTTGGAATTCAACATAGTATTCAAGGTTCACTTAACCTTCAGCATTAACTAATGAGAGTATTGCacaaaaaaagagagaattttGTGAAATAGGATATAGAGCCAATCAAATGTCTCTAATCATAATGCAGAATTCAACGGAGGAAGACAAAAGAGGAGAAATTCCTTGTTGTGACTTGGCTAAGAATTATATGGACAAGAATCTAGATTCAAGAGAAGTTTAAGTAATCGAATAAAGCTGAAACTGGAGCTTGCTTGTCAACATTAATAAACACCGAGCATGATGGTTCTAGTAGCATTCTCACTTATTGAAGTTGGTTAACATTACCAACAAGTTGAATAACTTAGATATTGGCAATTTTGATCAGTTTCTTGTGCATATGTAACTTTACTCATT
The nucleotide sequence above comes from Malus sylvestris chromosome 16, drMalSylv7.2, whole genome shotgun sequence. Encoded proteins:
- the LOC126608503 gene encoding uncharacterized protein LOC126608503 isoform X1, which codes for MAFVSFVGRLLFASVFLLSAWHEFNEFGVDGGPAAEYLRPKFDVFSFHLSTHTGAQVPNQVEIKHLVAAMVALKGIGGLLFIFGSSIGAYLLLLHQAIATPILYDFYNYDPEKTEFIQLFFSFTQNLALFGALLFFVGMKTSIPKRQQFRKRAPKPKTT
- the LOC126608503 gene encoding uncharacterized protein LOC126608503 isoform X2, with amino-acid sequence MAFVSFVGRLLFASVFLLSAWHEFNEFGVDGGPAAEYLRPKFDVFSFHLSTHTGAQVPNQVEIKHLVAAMVALKGIGGLLFIFGSSIGAYLLLLHQAIATPILYDFYNYDPEKTEFIQLFFSFTQNLALFGALLFFVGMKTSIPKRQQLRKRAPKPKTT